The following are from one region of the Gottschalkia purinilytica genome:
- a CDS encoding BMC domain-containing protein: MRAALGLIEAVGLTTAITALDAASKAADVKLVGFDKVIGVEKTISVTIHIAGEVAAVRAAVDAGVEAANRIGKVVSSHVIPRPHDEIDKLMAEFEKNLKAKRELKSDDKPKKIEESKKKEEATIKASK; this comes from the coding sequence TAATTGAAGCAGTAGGTCTAACTACAGCAATCACAGCATTAGATGCAGCTAGTAAAGCAGCAGATGTAAAACTAGTAGGGTTTGATAAAGTTATAGGGGTAGAAAAAACTATAAGTGTTACTATTCATATAGCTGGTGAAGTTGCTGCTGTAAGAGCAGCTGTAGATGCTGGTGTAGAAGCAGCTAATAGAATTGGTAAAGTGGTATCAAGCCACGTAATACCGAGACCACATGATGAGATTGATAAACTAATGGCTGAATTTGAAAAAAACTTAAAGGCTAAGAGAGAGTTAAAAAGTGATGATAAGCCTAAAAAGATAGAAGAAAGTAAGAAAAAAGAAGAAGCTACAATAAAAGCTAGTAAGTAG